Proteins from a genomic interval of Macrobrachium nipponense isolate FS-2020 chromosome 28, ASM1510439v2, whole genome shotgun sequence:
- the LOC135201324 gene encoding uncharacterized protein LOC135201324 — MRKTYGSKTQPSSQMYSALLATVLALSLVAQGRSETGPPGGGYYYGPAVPHFNNHYVKNAAAVRDPSLQKIYELIYPYYQRPKYRYPFYDHEGNGELLYGYGGRKLYRYTVFKPVEGYLRR; from the exons ACACAGCCTTCCAGTCAGATGTATTCAGCGCTGCTGGCGACGGTTCTGGCACTGAGCCTAGTGGCCCAGGGGAGGTCGGAGACGGGCCCCCCCGGCGGGGGCTACTATTACGGCCCTGCGGTACCACACTTCAACAACCACTACGTGAAGAACGCGGCTGCCGTGAGAGATCCCTCCCTCCAGAAGATCTACGAGCTGATTTACCCTTATTATCAGAG GCCTAAGTACCGATACCCGTTCTATGACCACGAGGGCAACGGCGAACTCCTGTACGGCTACGGCGGCAGAAAGCTCTACAGATACACCGTCTTCAAGCCCGTCGAGGGCTACCTCCGGAGATAG